The following coding sequences are from one Pigmentibacter sp. JX0631 window:
- a CDS encoding lipid II flippase MurJ, translating into MQNGIHEESNLQKDTKQLGRASFGAMLGVLLSRASGVLRTAVVNATFGLSHSLDAFNTAFRFPNSLRDLLADGALSAAFVKVLVDERAKGKEAEKELIQVIIGFFLFLTLLIAFLTMLFSTPFMRLIGGEQFKNSGNLELASQLFKILGFYLPLTMLNAVAMGVLSVLGQTFRAMNSSAFLNVGIIGCAFCSPFLSHFSINPIYAIAVGAMLGAFFQMIYQYIPLYHLGLLKFPSFNFFHWFRYKPLHTVLILMVPRGIAQGALVIALMINTYYAISIGSGVLSYIITAITIIQVPIGLFGVATGFAAHPILTKAVNEGLNKKFSSLLTESLETVLWLSSITTLSFSILIVPFYSVLFEHGKVTNYDTIQNSLAVCSYSIGITFAAGSKVLLNAYYAINSTKQIIYNAFIYLLLNATLSSILAPKYGIIGLGISYSTSTAFDFFLNYYFLKRNFQKKYFGDNPYIAGGKFFNFKIIIFAILSYFFGVLGIYLTNKFWAKLETLIFLKKGFLLNLSSLSIGGLFILILSYFLIITMGPHNLKNLITKFKKRLIG; encoded by the coding sequence ATGCAAAATGGAATTCATGAAGAAAGCAATTTGCAGAAAGATACAAAGCAATTAGGAAGAGCAAGTTTTGGTGCAATGTTAGGTGTTTTGCTTTCGAGAGCTTCTGGGGTGTTAAGAACAGCGGTTGTAAATGCAACTTTTGGATTATCACATTCACTTGATGCATTTAATACGGCTTTTAGGTTTCCGAACAGTTTAAGAGATTTATTAGCAGATGGAGCTCTATCAGCTGCTTTTGTTAAAGTTTTAGTTGATGAAAGAGCTAAAGGAAAAGAAGCTGAAAAAGAACTTATTCAAGTTATCATAGGTTTCTTTTTATTTTTAACCCTTCTCATAGCATTTTTAACCATGCTATTTTCAACACCATTCATGCGGCTAATTGGAGGAGAGCAATTTAAAAATTCAGGAAATTTAGAACTGGCTTCTCAGTTATTTAAAATTTTAGGATTTTATTTACCTCTCACCATGTTAAATGCTGTTGCAATGGGAGTTTTATCTGTTCTTGGGCAAACATTTCGTGCAATGAATAGTTCTGCTTTTCTCAATGTTGGGATCATTGGTTGCGCTTTTTGCTCTCCTTTTTTAAGCCATTTCTCAATCAATCCAATCTATGCAATTGCAGTAGGCGCCATGTTGGGTGCATTTTTTCAAATGATTTATCAATATATTCCGCTTTATCATTTAGGTTTATTAAAATTTCCCAGTTTTAATTTCTTCCATTGGTTTAGATATAAACCTTTACATACTGTACTAATTTTAATGGTTCCTAGAGGCATTGCACAAGGAGCACTTGTTATTGCTTTAATGATCAATACTTATTATGCAATTAGTATAGGTTCTGGAGTGTTAAGTTATATTATAACCGCCATTACAATTATCCAAGTACCAATAGGATTATTTGGAGTAGCGACAGGTTTTGCTGCGCACCCTATTTTAACTAAAGCAGTTAATGAAGGATTAAATAAAAAATTTTCCAGTTTACTTACTGAAAGTTTAGAAACAGTATTATGGCTTTCTAGTATTACAACTCTAAGTTTTTCTATACTCATTGTTCCATTTTACTCAGTCTTATTTGAACATGGAAAAGTAACAAATTATGATACAATTCAAAATTCTTTAGCAGTTTGCTCTTATTCAATTGGAATTACTTTTGCTGCAGGTTCAAAGGTACTTCTCAATGCATATTATGCTATCAATTCTACCAAACAAATTATATATAATGCTTTTATTTATTTACTATTAAATGCTACTTTAAGTTCAATTCTAGCACCAAAGTATGGAATTATTGGCTTAGGTATTTCATACAGTACCTCTACAGCCTTTGACTTTTTTCTAAATTATTATTTCTTAAAAAGAAATTTTCAAAAAAAATACTTCGGCGATAATCCCTACATTGCAGGCGGAAAATTCTTTAATTTCAAAATTATTATATTCGCTATACTTTCTTACTTTTTTGGAGTTCTTGGAATTTATTTGACGAATAAATTTTGGGCAAAATTAGAAACCTTAATTTTCTTGAAGAAGGGGTTTTTGCTAAATTTAAGTTCTCTTAGTATAGGTGGACTCTTTATTCTGATATTAAGTTATTTTTTAATCATAACAATGGGTCCACACAATTTAAAAAATTTAATAACCAAATTCAAAAAAAGACTGATTGGTTAA
- the betB gene encoding betaine-aldehyde dehydrogenase: protein MQKTFSNYSPSTGKKICEIEITQNYEIESAIQKAKIGFKTWSTFTGLQRAKILNKAASIIRSRSHELAQIEVLDTGKPITEAIEVDFPSAAESLEYFAGLAPSIHGEHVQLGKSFAYTKKEPIGICAGIGAWNYPFQIACWKAAPALASGNVMIFKPSELTPLSANKLYEIFLEAGIPEGVFQVVQGGREVGEYLSLHHDIQKISLTGSYSTGKRVMQNAASNLKQVSLELGGKSPLIIYDDFDMDKAAQIAINANFYNQGEICSNGTRVFVHQKIKDKFTDYLLNKVSKLKVGDPFDQNTKLGALISKEHFNKVMGYIEKGKSEGARLIYGGKTLEWSPSESQFANGNFLLPTIFTDCHDDMTIVKDEIFGPVMSILSFQNENEVIERANNTPYGLACGILTNDLNRAHRVINQIQAGMCWINSYNLCPVEIPFGGFKASGFGKENGIAAIESYTQLKTVYVDIDN from the coding sequence ATGCAAAAGACTTTTTCTAACTACTCTCCCTCCACTGGTAAGAAAATTTGTGAAATAGAAATCACTCAAAATTATGAAATAGAAAGTGCTATTCAAAAAGCAAAAATAGGTTTTAAAACCTGGTCAACATTCACAGGACTGCAACGGGCAAAAATTTTGAATAAAGCTGCAAGTATTATCAGATCTCGCTCACATGAACTTGCGCAAATCGAAGTCCTTGATACAGGCAAACCTATAACTGAAGCAATTGAAGTGGATTTCCCTAGTGCAGCTGAGTCTTTAGAATATTTTGCGGGCTTAGCTCCCAGTATTCATGGTGAGCATGTTCAACTCGGAAAATCTTTCGCTTATACTAAAAAAGAGCCAATTGGTATCTGCGCAGGAATTGGTGCTTGGAATTATCCATTTCAAATTGCTTGTTGGAAAGCAGCACCAGCTCTCGCTAGTGGAAATGTTATGATTTTTAAACCATCAGAACTCACCCCTCTGAGTGCAAATAAACTTTATGAAATATTTTTAGAAGCTGGTATACCCGAGGGTGTATTCCAAGTTGTGCAAGGTGGAAGAGAAGTTGGAGAATATTTAAGTTTACATCATGATATTCAAAAAATATCTTTGACTGGTTCTTACTCAACTGGAAAAAGAGTTATGCAAAATGCTGCAAGTAATTTAAAACAAGTCAGCCTTGAATTAGGTGGTAAGTCTCCACTTATTATTTATGATGATTTTGATATGGATAAAGCTGCACAAATTGCAATAAACGCAAACTTTTATAATCAAGGTGAAATTTGTTCCAATGGAACTAGAGTTTTTGTTCACCAAAAAATTAAAGATAAATTCACTGATTATTTGCTAAATAAAGTCTCCAAACTCAAAGTTGGTGATCCTTTTGATCAAAATACTAAATTAGGTGCCCTTATTTCAAAAGAACATTTCAATAAAGTAATGGGCTATATTGAAAAAGGAAAATCAGAAGGAGCGAGATTAATTTATGGAGGCAAAACTCTAGAATGGAGTCCAAGTGAAAGCCAATTTGCAAACGGAAACTTTTTGTTACCTACTATTTTTACAGATTGCCATGATGATATGACGATTGTTAAAGATGAAATATTTGGTCCTGTGATGTCAATTCTTTCCTTTCAAAATGAAAATGAAGTTATTGAAAGAGCGAATAATACACCTTATGGACTAGCATGTGGGATATTAACAAATGATTTAAATCGAGCACACAGAGTTATAAACCAAATTCAAGCCGGAATGTGTTGGATTAATAGTTATAATTTATGCCCAGTTGAAATTCCTTTTGGCGGATTTAAAGCTTCTGGGTTTGGAAAAGAAAACGGTATAGCTGCTATTGAAAGTTATACTCAATTAAAAACTGTTTATGTTGATATAGACAATTAA
- a CDS encoding PLP-dependent cysteine synthase family protein, which yields MNKSWLKEAMKKIEADFNRSSDTHLFKVSVPQLKNIDLYFKDESAHPTGSLKHRLARSLFLYALCNGFLNEKSTVIESSSGSTAVSEAYFAKMLGLKFIAVMPENTSKEKIAKIEFYGGYCHLVKNPTEVSNEALKLGKNKNSYFMNQFLYAEKATDWRGNNNIAEAIFLQMNKERFPIPKWIVIGAGTGGTSATIGRYIRYKSLDTQVCVVDPEQSVFYDYYNKKITEDFEANFSSKIEGIGRPRVEKSFIKEIVDQMLKIPDSASIAAMHYLADFLDYKRGPSTGTNFCGVIEIIKQMQKKKEEGSIVTLLCDSGERYANTYYNFNWLEKNNFFIKDYYNDISNFFKKLK from the coding sequence ATGAATAAATCTTGGCTGAAGGAAGCAATGAAAAAAATAGAAGCTGATTTTAACAGATCTTCTGATACACATTTATTTAAGGTTTCTGTTCCTCAATTAAAAAATATTGATCTTTATTTTAAAGATGAATCCGCTCACCCTACAGGAAGCTTGAAACACCGTTTAGCAAGATCACTATTTTTATATGCCCTCTGTAATGGTTTCTTAAATGAAAAATCAACTGTTATAGAATCTTCATCTGGATCAACTGCTGTTTCTGAAGCCTATTTTGCTAAAATGCTCGGATTAAAATTTATTGCAGTAATGCCAGAAAATACTTCTAAAGAAAAAATTGCAAAAATAGAATTTTACGGCGGTTACTGCCACTTGGTGAAAAATCCAACAGAAGTTTCTAATGAAGCATTAAAATTAGGTAAAAATAAAAATTCTTATTTTATGAATCAATTTTTATATGCAGAAAAAGCAACTGATTGGCGTGGTAACAATAATATTGCAGAAGCCATTTTTTTGCAAATGAATAAAGAACGTTTTCCCATTCCAAAATGGATCGTAATAGGTGCAGGCACTGGCGGCACTAGTGCAACAATAGGAAGATACATTCGTTATAAATCTCTTGATACACAAGTATGTGTTGTTGATCCTGAACAATCTGTATTTTACGATTACTACAATAAAAAAATTACTGAAGATTTTGAGGCAAATTTTTCATCAAAAATTGAAGGCATTGGCAGGCCACGAGTTGAAAAATCATTCATCAAAGAAATTGTTGATCAAATGCTAAAAATACCAGATTCTGCTTCAATTGCTGCAATGCATTATTTGGCTGATTTTTTAGATTATAAAAGAGGCCCTTCAACGGGTACAAATTTTTGTGGAGTCATTGAAATCATCAAGCAAATGCAAAAGAAAAAAGAAGAAGGTTCTATTGTAACTTTGCTTTGTGATTCAGGTGAGAGATACGCAAATACTTATTATAATTTCAATTGGCTTGAAAAAAATAATTTTTTTATAAAAGATTATTATAATGATATAAGTAATTTTTTTAAAAAACTAAAGTAA
- a CDS encoding glycosyl hydrolase family 18 protein: MKLKLLTNNKGGLALRIIFTLAFNYFFLFDIALSQTMSKTIFNPYSEFTEYLEKKGDLSLKEVIKKNNLKYITLSFIQDADKCLPAWDGLKNNKIDKIEIIKLLNEIKSTDVSYFISLGGQDGNNLAIYCKNSAELLKNYEKIIKIYQPVGLDFDLEGKILDNKVALKKIMNAIKDLQNIYQNLKISITIPVMPSGLNSVTKELLSELVNKNIKFTVNLLTMNYAEDLSGNMFKYTQSALINSFLFLKKIHKKVKNEFLFNTISVTPMIGRNDLKNEIFTLHDAKNLLIESKKLKLSEIRMWSLERDKRCRKNLNLKICSGLKNQKNYEFTNIFNSLNINF, translated from the coding sequence GTGAAATTAAAATTATTGACTAACAACAAAGGAGGATTAGCTTTAAGAATAATTTTTACTTTAGCTTTTAATTACTTTTTCTTATTTGATATTGCTTTATCACAAACTATGTCAAAGACTATTTTTAACCCTTATAGTGAATTTACCGAATATCTTGAAAAAAAAGGGGATTTGTCTTTAAAAGAAGTAATAAAGAAAAATAATCTAAAATATATTACTCTTTCTTTTATTCAAGATGCTGATAAATGTCTTCCTGCATGGGATGGTTTAAAAAACAATAAAATTGATAAAATTGAAATTATCAAACTTTTAAATGAAATTAAATCAACTGATGTTTCTTACTTCATATCCCTTGGTGGGCAAGATGGAAATAATTTAGCAATTTATTGCAAAAATTCGGCTGAATTGCTTAAAAATTATGAAAAAATCATAAAAATATATCAGCCAGTAGGATTAGATTTTGACCTCGAAGGAAAAATTCTTGACAATAAAGTTGCCTTAAAAAAAATTATGAATGCTATTAAAGATTTACAAAATATCTACCAAAATTTGAAAATTTCGATAACAATACCTGTTATGCCTTCTGGCCTTAATTCTGTTACAAAAGAATTGCTATCTGAATTAGTAAACAAGAATATTAAATTTACAGTAAATTTATTAACCATGAATTATGCAGAAGATCTAAGTGGAAATATGTTTAAATATACACAATCGGCTCTTATAAATTCTTTTCTATTTTTAAAAAAAATACATAAAAAAGTAAAAAATGAATTTTTATTTAATACAATTTCTGTAACTCCTATGATTGGAAGAAATGATTTAAAAAACGAAATTTTTACACTTCATGATGCAAAAAATTTGCTTATAGAAAGCAAAAAGTTGAAATTATCTGAAATAAGAATGTGGTCGCTTGAAAGAGACAAAAGATGTCGTAAAAATCTCAACTTAAAAATATGTTCCGGATTAAAAAATCAAAAAAATTATGAGTTTACAAATATTTTTAATTCATTAAATATTAATTTTTAA
- a CDS encoding response regulator, with amino-acid sequence MTDSQQPDFTIEKKPEENIEKKKILYIDDDEVSQKIISKALSKHFKVISELSGTNAMVIAEKEEPNLILLDLNMPNIDGFEILSFFRAHPILSSIPIICVSGDKEESTRRRANELGATKYMPKPIDILQVSNDVKNLLNILNNRINSNDGKCQVFIGFNTSEKDMEIKREILDYYKKGENILILSLLDGKHFFKNIEIPVEVFAEGKIVFLQIKPSLISRLPYLEELSSVIFDMKRMLTFDLNSYILFFDDPDVLFSTNEGNQIYSSMFLIRNSFNTAFKNVFYYTKTSKDNKISATINTMAKILVGNY; translated from the coding sequence ATGACAGATAGCCAGCAACCTGATTTTACAATTGAAAAAAAACCTGAAGAAAATATTGAGAAGAAAAAAATTTTGTACATAGATGATGATGAAGTTTCGCAAAAAATTATTTCCAAAGCACTTTCAAAACATTTTAAAGTTATCAGTGAACTTTCTGGCACAAATGCAATGGTCATTGCTGAAAAAGAAGAACCAAATTTAATTTTACTTGATCTCAATATGCCCAATATAGATGGATTTGAAATTCTAAGTTTTTTTCGCGCGCATCCAATTTTATCCTCAATTCCTATAATTTGTGTCAGTGGTGACAAAGAAGAAAGTACCAGAAGAAGAGCAAATGAACTTGGCGCAACTAAGTACATGCCAAAGCCAATTGATATTCTTCAAGTTTCAAATGATGTGAAAAATTTACTTAATATTTTAAATAATAGAATCAATAGCAATGACGGGAAATGTCAAGTTTTCATTGGATTTAACACATCTGAAAAAGATATGGAAATAAAAAGAGAAATTTTAGATTACTATAAAAAAGGAGAGAACATTTTAATTCTTTCGTTATTAGATGGCAAACATTTTTTTAAGAACATAGAAATTCCTGTTGAAGTTTTTGCGGAAGGAAAAATTGTTTTTTTGCAAATAAAACCCTCACTAATTTCACGATTGCCTTATTTAGAAGAATTATCTTCTGTCATTTTTGACATGAAAAGAATGCTAACTTTTGATTTAAATAGCTATATTCTTTTTTTTGATGACCCAGATGTTTTATTTAGTACAAATGAAGGAAATCAAATTTATTCTTCTATGTTTTTGATAAGAAACTCATTTAATACTGCCTTTAAAAATGTTTTTTACTATACAAAAACAAGCAAAGATAATAAAATTTCTGCAACAATAAATACGATGGCAAAAATTCTAGTTGGTAACTACTAA
- a CDS encoding glycosyltransferase, whose product MVRKNILKMKDKELFFIVVIVLLICTFCIFVLFKSYDFSKLTGVELGFFYAMRVYLLFLFVRLLGHLFFSFANHFFAKTIEKLDYYPLVTVIIPCFNEEKVINNAAKSILSMNYPNIEILIVDDGSSDSTIEVISLLEKKGRIRAIHQENAGKATALNRAVSEAHGDYVLCMDADSVLNTEAIEVGIKYFEQDPKVAAVAGSVEIGNVNNAITSFQKLEYISGLNLFKVAQSFLGSVIVIPGPVGLFRKDILLEVGGYHSNTFAEDCELTIRLLMAGYKTVYDAKMVAVTEAPDDFNSLISQRYRWNRGIVQAIRENIIWLFLPHKSLKNFFIIIYMILESIFIPVANFGFGMFSIAYTLIHSSENFVGYFFFQLVILDIIVTLFCIVTEKRSYSLLFYSAINRITYSFSLEVVRFFSILDEFLRLPMNWSKLERKGMDS is encoded by the coding sequence ATGGTAAGAAAAAACATTTTAAAAATGAAAGATAAAGAGCTATTTTTCATTGTTGTTATTGTCTTACTAATTTGTACATTTTGCATATTTGTTTTATTTAAAAGTTATGATTTTTCTAAATTAACAGGTGTAGAACTTGGTTTCTTTTATGCAATGCGGGTTTATTTACTTTTTCTATTTGTAAGATTACTAGGTCATTTATTTTTTAGTTTTGCCAATCATTTTTTTGCAAAAACTATTGAAAAACTAGATTACTATCCTCTAGTTACAGTGATTATTCCCTGCTTTAATGAAGAAAAAGTAATTAATAATGCTGCTAAATCAATTTTGAGTATGAATTATCCCAATATAGAAATATTAATTGTTGACGATGGTTCGTCAGATTCCACAATTGAAGTCATTTCTTTACTTGAAAAAAAAGGGCGGATTCGGGCTATTCATCAAGAAAACGCAGGGAAGGCTACAGCTCTTAATAGAGCTGTGAGTGAAGCGCATGGCGATTATGTTCTTTGTATGGATGCTGATAGTGTATTAAATACCGAAGCTATCGAGGTTGGAATTAAATATTTTGAACAAGATCCTAAAGTCGCAGCCGTAGCAGGTAGTGTTGAAATTGGCAACGTCAATAATGCGATTACCTCTTTCCAAAAACTAGAATACATTTCAGGTCTAAATTTATTCAAAGTTGCACAGTCCTTTTTGGGAAGTGTTATTGTTATTCCAGGTCCTGTAGGCCTTTTTCGAAAAGATATTTTGCTTGAAGTCGGAGGATATCATTCAAATACTTTTGCTGAAGATTGTGAATTAACTATCAGACTTTTAATGGCTGGTTACAAAACTGTTTATGATGCAAAAATGGTTGCAGTGACGGAAGCACCTGATGACTTTAATTCACTAATTTCTCAAAGATATCGTTGGAACAGAGGGATTGTACAAGCAATTAGAGAAAATATTATTTGGTTATTTTTACCACATAAAAGTTTAAAAAACTTTTTTATTATTATTTATATGATTTTAGAATCAATATTTATACCAGTGGCTAATTTTGGTTTTGGAATGTTTTCTATAGCCTATACTTTGATACATAGTTCTGAAAATTTTGTTGGTTATTTCTTTTTTCAACTTGTTATACTTGATATAATTGTTACCTTATTTTGCATTGTGACAGAAAAAAGATCATATTCTTTACTTTTCTACTCTGCCATTAATCGCATTACATATTCATTTTCCTTGGAAGTAGTGAGATTTTTTTCAATTCTAGACGAGTTTTTGCGACTTCCTATGAATTGGTCAAAATTAGAACGCAAAGGTATGGACTCATGA
- a CDS encoding polysaccharide deacetylase family protein has protein sequence MKFKCFLIFMFFSFMHPIFALDDSSEKPEEIILDKNFKYVIKPFSVPIQLAITIDDLPAAGPEAKFMSREEVSAKIIKALTDNKVPEVYGFMNGILLYQNELQAKILKEWKSNGFLLGNHTFSHSDLKKVTSEEFIQDIERNESILLDYVQTIPELKIFRFPYLMEGNTTEKRYDIRSYFSKRNYVIAQVTVDSEDWSYNDAFIRCKSGYLEKEINELIDRYITHIFHVLTYSDKLGHYIYGQNRKFPHILLLHYNPLNAAALPQILEKFKRNNVKLVPAKTAILDPIYKEDFPLPMKLGIPFFEQMRRSRKLTFKEFPFPYLEESWLNSICK, from the coding sequence ATGAAATTTAAATGTTTTCTAATATTTATGTTTTTTTCCTTCATGCATCCTATTTTTGCTCTAGATGATTCTTCAGAAAAACCTGAAGAAATTATTCTAGATAAAAACTTTAAATATGTAATAAAACCCTTTTCAGTACCAATACAATTAGCAATCACAATTGATGATTTACCTGCCGCAGGTCCTGAAGCAAAATTCATGTCGCGTGAAGAAGTTTCCGCAAAAATAATCAAAGCATTAACTGATAATAAAGTTCCTGAAGTCTACGGATTTATGAATGGTATTTTACTTTACCAAAATGAATTACAGGCAAAAATATTAAAAGAATGGAAAAGTAACGGATTTTTACTAGGCAATCATACTTTTTCGCATTCAGATCTGAAAAAAGTTACTTCGGAAGAATTTATTCAAGATATTGAAAGAAATGAATCTATTTTATTAGATTATGTCCAAACTATTCCTGAATTAAAAATTTTTCGTTTTCCATATTTAATGGAAGGAAATACTACTGAGAAACGTTATGATATTCGCAGTTATTTTTCAAAAAGAAATTATGTTATAGCACAAGTAACTGTTGATTCAGAAGATTGGTCATATAATGATGCATTTATTCGTTGCAAAAGTGGCTATTTAGAAAAAGAAATAAATGAATTAATAGATCGATATATTACTCATATATTTCATGTATTAACCTATAGCGATAAATTAGGTCATTATATTTATGGACAGAATAGAAAATTTCCCCATATTTTATTGTTACATTATAACCCACTGAATGCAGCTGCATTACCTCAAATATTAGAAAAATTTAAACGAAATAATGTTAAATTAGTTCCTGCAAAAACTGCCATACTAGACCCAATCTATAAAGAAGATTTCCCACTACCTATGAAATTAGGTATCCCATTTTTTGAACAAATGCGCCGTTCAAGAAAATTAACTTTCAAAGAATTTCCGTTTCCATATTTAGAAGAATCATGGTTAAATTCAATTTGTAAATAA
- a CDS encoding Hpt domain-containing protein: MNDSLKHINYQTIEGLKMLQEDGEPDFLLDLIETLLKTTPQKLVNIENFLSANDLQAAAKESHSIKSSVRALGADILGGKCQSLEDLKATNEVEKAKNIFNEIKKEYENVANELLQIKGSLK; encoded by the coding sequence ATGAATGACAGCTTAAAACATATAAATTATCAAACAATTGAAGGTTTAAAAATGCTGCAAGAAGACGGTGAACCTGACTTCTTGCTCGACTTAATTGAAACATTGCTAAAAACAACTCCGCAAAAATTAGTTAATATTGAAAATTTTTTAAGCGCAAATGATCTTCAAGCAGCTGCAAAAGAATCACACTCAATTAAATCAAGCGTACGAGCATTGGGAGCTGATATTTTAGGCGGAAAATGTCAATCATTAGAAGATTTAAAAGCTACAAATGAAGTTGAAAAAGCAAAAAATATATTTAATGAAATTAAAAAAGAGTATGAAAATGTTGCAAATGAACTTTTACAAATTAAAGGTTCATTGAAATGA
- a CDS encoding GAF domain-containing protein has product MNFTPAIDISKNEEFYTNLFKLVDSYIISEPDWLAQLTNSLALLNEMLPQVNWIGVYLLKDKDLVLGPFQGKMACNRIPLEKGVCGKSATELKTMNIDNVGKIENYISCHKETFSELVIPIFYPNKKQELEHLIGVLDIDSPVFARFTEIDQKGLEKIAQLLGDKINWPEPSILRK; this is encoded by the coding sequence ATGAATTTCACTCCAGCAATTGATATTTCAAAGAATGAAGAGTTTTATACAAACTTATTTAAACTTGTTGATTCTTATATTATTTCAGAACCAGATTGGTTAGCTCAACTTACAAATTCATTGGCGCTTCTGAATGAAATGCTTCCCCAAGTTAATTGGATAGGAGTTTATCTGTTAAAAGACAAAGATCTTGTTTTAGGGCCATTTCAGGGAAAAATGGCTTGTAATAGAATTCCTTTGGAAAAAGGAGTTTGTGGAAAATCAGCTACAGAATTAAAAACAATGAATATTGATAATGTTGGAAAAATTGAAAACTACATTTCTTGTCATAAAGAAACATTTTCAGAACTTGTAATCCCAATTTTTTATCCCAATAAAAAACAGGAATTAGAACATTTGATAGGAGTTCTTGATATAGATAGCCCAGTCTTTGCTAGATTTACAGAAATTGATCAGAAAGGCTTAGAAAAAATAGCTCAATTGCTTGGCGATAAAATCAATTGGCCTGAACCTTCTATTCTTAGAAAATAA
- a CDS encoding alpha/beta hydrolase has protein sequence MIEYNLNNFAVYEIDAPSSSNKAVFFGHANGIPALTYKSLLEKMAKELNVHVITYDIRGFGKTEKQSLEKNENKGWFWDILAQDHEELFFAIQKKFPQIKEWILCGHSLGAWLSILSMRKLNVAKIILMDPPILPAKVIFPWFFLHLIKKTHLSPISKKVKKRKKLFPSFTTAAQDLKKSKLMQNWPVESVENYINGSFHVKDQDSEIHLRHDPNWEGKIFEEYPMGAWRGFIIIPKEIRDKIQPYFLIGENSDTCNLNAKYWVKLFFPKLKWIKINNGTHMFPIEQQKETLEELKKIINA, from the coding sequence ATGATTGAATACAATTTAAATAATTTTGCTGTTTATGAAATTGATGCTCCTAGTAGCTCCAATAAAGCTGTTTTTTTTGGCCATGCAAATGGAATTCCTGCTTTAACTTATAAATCTTTACTTGAAAAAATGGCCAAAGAATTAAATGTCCATGTTATAACTTATGATATTCGAGGTTTTGGAAAAACCGAAAAACAATCTTTGGAAAAAAATGAAAATAAAGGTTGGTTCTGGGATATATTAGCCCAAGATCATGAAGAATTATTTTTTGCCATTCAAAAAAAGTTTCCGCAAATAAAAGAATGGATCTTATGTGGTCATAGTTTAGGCGCATGGCTTTCCATTCTTTCTATGCGCAAATTAAATGTAGCAAAAATTATTTTGATGGATCCACCTATCCTACCGGCAAAAGTTATTTTTCCTTGGTTTTTTTTACATTTAATAAAAAAAACACATTTATCCCCAATTAGTAAAAAAGTAAAAAAAAGAAAAAAATTGTTTCCTTCTTTTACTACAGCAGCTCAAGATCTGAAAAAAAGCAAATTAATGCAAAACTGGCCTGTTGAAAGTGTTGAAAATTATATTAATGGAAGTTTTCATGTAAAAGATCAGGATAGTGAAATCCATTTGCGCCATGATCCAAATTGGGAAGGAAAAATTTTTGAAGAATATCCTATGGGAGCTTGGCGTGGATTTATAATTATTCCTAAAGAAATTAGAGATAAAATACAACCCTATTTTTTAATCGGAGAAAATAGTGATACTTGTAATTTAAATGCTAAATATTGGGTAAAATTGTTTTTTCCAAAATTAAAATGGATTAAAATAAATAATGGAACACATATGTTTCCTATTGAACAACAAAAGGAAACTCTTGAAGAATTAAAGAAAATAATCAATGCATAG